The region GCTCAAACTGAATGGTAGGCTAGACGAGACTAGTTGAGCGTCTGGACATGACGGGAGATGTAAGATTTAAGATACCCGTATCCTGTCTAATTCAATATCTTATTTTTCTTGTTTGTGCCACACCAGTTAGTATTTAGGTATTAAATTCCGAACAAGATTACCAACTTTGTTtcagaaaaaataaaagaaaagaaaagaatgaaataTGAGTTTTTTTTCTCAATCATTTCAAAAGTGCGAAGAAGATTTTGGTGacatatatacaataattttttttcaaaattttaaactatCTTTCCTTTTTTTACTTAAAAAAAATCTTATGGgaacaaattttaaaaaatcaaatcTTCGCATTTCTTTTCTTTGCTGTCGTAAAAAATTTTCTGaaatacaatgcaaatatttAATAGAAGAAAAATCAATTCGATAACTATGAAAATAAGTTCGGTTTCTTATTAACCCGAATTTAATCTTTTGAATAAAATTAAATATGAAATTAGAAGAAAGCAATACCCTAAAATTTTCATATTCTTCTAAAAATTAGAAAAATGCCAACATCACTTCTAAAAATGTGAATGCACTTATTCTAATATCACCAATAACCCCCAGCGGTTAATATTGGCAAATGAGAAACGCTAAAAAAAAGTTTGAAATTCGTTTTGAAATTCCTAGTATCGCTAATTAAAAAAGCCACCATGAAAATTTCAGTACTACGTTTTTTTTTGTCAGGAAATTTCAGTACAGGTTAAAACTGAGAGCTattgtataaatattttttaGATGAATGTAAATCTATATTTGAATAGATGGTGTAAAGAAATCATTAAAGTCGGTCGATAATGTAATTAATTTAGTACGGGAAATATGAAGATTGATTTTTTTTTTGGCCAAGTATAAAGCTTGAATTGTAGAGGCATCGAAGCTGACATTCTGACAATGATTATTTAACAACCCCACAGAACATTGCCTGAATGAGCAATTAAGGAACATGAGGACACCACAATGATCACACTGCAGACATGTTGCAGAGCTCCACTATGAAAATTTTTTAAAATTGCAAGTCAACATTTGGTTACTAGGCGTCATAAAAATTTACCAAAGTAGTTTTTTTTTATAGATCAGAATTTATAAGCActtgttaatttttttttgttttgttttgagcATACACTCTTGTAAAAACACCATGTCCTTTATTTGATTTCAATTCATGTACACCACTACAATCTGACTAGAACTACCAGAGAAGAATATAATTTAATTATCTGTTACTCCAATAAACAAAGGGTTAAAAACAAgaatcaagaacaaaaatttgaAACCTTAATTCTAAGCTATTGCACAAAGGATTTCTAATCAAACAGTGTTGAGTTCTGGAGGAGATGTTGACAATGGAAGTACCTGTGAAGAAGCAGTGGAATGAGACTGTACTTGTTTAGTTTCACTCAAAACTGAAACTATAGACACATCTTTCTCTTCAATTTTGTATATGCACTTTCTTTCAGCAGCTTCCATCAGTTTTTTCATTAGTTTCTCCTCAGCATCTCTCAAGAACTTGAATTTTGGAGGCGGTGAAAATCTCAACTTGTTAATCTCAGTATCAGTTGATGATTCAAAAAGAGGGTTGAATCCCTGATGATTATAACACTCTAAAGATTGTGACTTTAAGGATGGTGAAGCCAAAGGTGTCAAATAAGGTGTGTCAACACAAGCCAAAAGCTCACCTAAGCTCTTACTTCTTGAACCTTTTCTACTAAAACTTATTTCACCTCTAGATCTCCCATCTTCAGATTCTAAGTCTTCTTTGGTTTCTTCTTTGATTGTGAAGAGAAATCTGGGTGGCCCACAAAGATTGTGTAGCCTCATAAGCTCCGACTCAATGCCTTCTTCACCATTGTAGTTTCTCAGCACCTGAAAATCTTGGTCAGGACCATTTGTTGGCCTTTTAATGGGTAGTTCTTGTTTTCTGTTACTACCAATGGGGCTTTTCCAACAAAAGAGATAAGAAGGCTCTGTGGTGGGGTGAGAAGGATCTTGATTTTCTCTGTTTCTGAATCTTTTTTTCCACCAAAATACGTAGTAAAGTTCTCCAATGAAGCCTAAGAGCAGACAACCAAACAAGAAACTTAAACCAATACCTAAATGACTTAAAGATCCCATCTTTAATCAATTATCTTCACTAAAAACTTACATCTATGCAACTATCTTCATCTAACTTAAATTTGACTAGAAAGAGACATACATGAAGTGTAGTAGCATCCAAACAAACCAAGTGAAAGACAAGAAGTCCTTCAAGCCAAATATTTCACTATTGTAATATTTGATATCTATACAAAAAACCAAGATTATTAATGGCAAAAAGATAAACAGATCCCGAGAAAGAAATGCAAAGATTGGGCAAAAGaaataaatccaaaaaaataAGAAGGAAAAAGAACCACTTTTAAACCATGAAGTCAAGAGTTTGGTTTAGATACACACAAGAAATATACAGACTTTTCTGCTCCAAAGTTCACATGCTGAAAATAAACAAAAAGAGTCATGATTACTTTAATTCTGGCTAGAAAAAAAAATGTAACTACGTGCAATATCCACCGTGTAGAAGTGGCAATATATACAAAACACATCCCTTTCAAACACAACTTTATCAAAATTGTATACTCTAATATAGAAAAAATTAGAATTACTTGTTAGACCTTTGGTGAGGACACAGAGAAACTGTAGAACCCTGGTGATATTCACATGGGTTATGGGTTGGCTAAAACCGTGTATTTGTAATGAAATATTCTATAAAATAATATAATCAATCATTTTAAGAAGACCCATAAACTGAATGACACACAGAGCAGCAACATACATAaatatttgtatttatatatgtGTGCCCCAGGAAGTAGGATTTAAATTTCAAATATGAGTTGCCATAAGAAATGTCTTTAAAATGTGGTAACCTTTTGGCCCCTACTTAACGGGTAAGAGTTTTGTTTCACACAAGATGGGATATGTCACCTATTTCATATATCACATTGTCTAAATGGCTATACTAAGTTAAGATATTCTTATAATAAAATTTGATAATACTAGGAGCCTGTCTCAGTGCGGAAAAGAGTTTATGTACGTGAAGACTCCGGTCCACGCCAAACGATTTCCATAATAGGAGTATATCATATTGGATTATTAGAACAAGCAACTTTTGTAACATAATATATATCAATAAACCCAGTATGATAAAATTTGAGTCCCGTGTATTCACACAAAAATTCCTATTTCACAAGTATTGGGGTAAATAAATGTTGTTTGATATGTCACACTTACTGTGGACTAGGGAAAAATAGATATTGTCTTGCTTACCATTCCGGAGCTTTAAACTACGGAGATATCCAAACTTTTGGGATCAAGTTTTCCCCACTTCGCTTTAATATTTTCCCAATCTCATCTTTCGAAGGTCTTCAACCTTGCCATCGGAGAATGATGATTGTGCTCCAGTTTATTCACCACTTTTTCTTCAACTCTGGACGAACTTTCAGATTGCCATTGGTGTTGATAGTAACACACATAAGGCATCAATAGCACACACAATGACCTGTTGTGCATCCCCCGGAGCATGTGGAACATTACGGAGCTCTAAATTGCTAGCAAACTCTCGTCCGCCCTTCCTAATTTTTCCACCTTCAAATACCTGAATCAGTACTCCAGGTTGCCACCTCCTCCCCCCTGGATGAAAATTTGAGATGATCTTGTTCCTGGGTATTAAGACATCCATAACCCTTCAGCGATAATGCAATATCCAAAAACAGAGTACACCCAGCAATATCAAATCTTGTAACCTGACATCACCTTCACTACTGAAAATTGCAGCCTGAAGCCCTGAACAGCCTCCTTATCAGGATTAATGCTCTTGCAGCCTTGCCAAGCATTTTGCCTCTATCCCATTGAGAGGCCAGATCAAGAATAGCATTCCTGTCCATTTCAAGCATTCCCTTGTACAATATACTTATCCACAGCCtcaatacaatttttaaaaatctctATGTTGAGCTTCTTAAATCTTGCATTGAATATTTGTTTTCTGAAGGCCAATCCATCCGGAGGCAGTCATCAATCGCCTCATGCTCTATCATTGAACCAAGTAATTCACCATCCTGCCATCAAAATCTTCACATCCTGTAAAGCTGCTGTGGCTTAGACCCCAGAGTACCCTCTTCAACAGTGAGCAACTATATATGTGCATCCTTAGGATAAAACATAAGCATTTTTTTTCTTAACAGAGCTTGAAACAGCAAAGTCGTGCCTCAAGATGATCGTTGTTACAAATTTACATATATTATACCCAATGCAAAGAAACAAAAAAATCAGACATAAAATCAAACATTCCTAAGGTTTAAATATGTTACAAGAACTCCAAAATCTCAACATCGCGTGCACATAAATAATAAATTTGGTGCAAAATAGATATTATCAATCGATGAGAAGCTCTGAATATTGAGGTCAAATTCCCCCAAAGAAACAATACATCTGATTAAGGACTGCCATGATACAAGCAAAAGATTTACCAACTATTAGGGTTCATATGGCACTCCCTATCTCAACTCTCAGACAAATATATTATAGGCTAGAGCACTAGTGCACTACTACTTCACAGTGTAACATCTCGCAAGGGCCTCGTGTGATATTCCATATACTGAAAATTTTCCACAGTAGAATGCCTTACTTCTAGCAACTAAGGTTTTAACTAATTGACTATATTGTAAGCACTTAATGAGAATTTCTTCAAACCCATGATGCTACCATGTTTTTTCTTCTACTCCCCAGTTTTTCCAGCTCATCTGCCCCTTCATTACTCTCCCTAGGCATGTGCATTATCTTGAGTCCGGGGATTTTCTTTACTGGTCATCTACCTCCTCCATTTCCTTCTCTAGCTTTGAGCCCTGGGATATTCTTCATATCCTGCACCACTTCCTTGGCATCCAAGTGAAGCTGAATTTCCCTGTCAATTTTGTTGGTGTCTATGACCGCACCTACAATATGACTTGCCGCTGCTTTTGCCGAGTCACAGGTGACAGGCCCGGAAAAAATGTAGCACATTCAACCCCTCCTAGTCTCTCTTACAAATCCTCCAATTTCAGCAGTTACATTTCCTCGCTCATCCAGTTCCCAATACCCATTCGCCTTAGCTAGTATAAATCTGACCCCTCTTgagaacataattaaattaggAATTAATTTGCGTCAAAGTGCACATTGGTCATTGTCT is a window of Apium graveolens cultivar Ventura chromosome 11, ASM990537v1, whole genome shotgun sequence DNA encoding:
- the LOC141696909 gene encoding uncharacterized protein LOC141696909, which encodes MLDNRSRRKMGWGIDGTIIGIKDLGTTNSCVGVWPSMNTKTGFIGELYYVFWWKKRFRNRENQDPSHPTTEPSYLFCWKSPIGSNRKQELPIKRPTNGPDQDFQVLRNYNGEEGIESELMRLHNLCGPPRFLFTIKEETKEDLESEDGRSRGEISFSRKGSRSKSLGELLACVDTPYLTPLASPSLKSQSLECYNHQGFNPLFESSTDTEINKLRFSPPPKFKFLRDAEEKLMKKLMEAAERKCIYKIEEKDVSIVSVLSETKQVQSHSTASSQDITCLDRWISSK